The Streptococcus sanguinis genome contains the following window.
ACAGCAGAGCGCTTGGTCGTGCGCGGCTTCTTGGGCTCAGTGATTGTGGAAATCCCTGTTAAGGAAGTCCGTGATGAAATGATTGAAAATATCGATATTATTCTCGCAAAAAGATAAAAAGCTGGGCCTTGTCCCATATAAGTAGATAGGAGTCTTCATGTCTGGATTTAATGCAGAAGTAATCAAGCAAGATTTTCCCATTTTGGACCAAATTGTCAATGATGAGCCTTTGGTTTATTTGGACAATGCGGCGACAACCCAGAAACCCAAGCAGGTGCTAGATGCCATTGAGGAATACTATCTTAGAGACAATGCCAATGTCCACCGCGGTGTGCATACGCTAGCCGAGCGGGCGACAGCAGCCTATGAAGCAGCCAGAGAAAGAGTTCGCTCTTTTATCAATGCGGCTTCTAGCAGAGAAATTCTCTTTACACGAGGAACTACGACGGGGCTTAACTGGGTAGCTCAGTTTGCGGCTGAACGGCTGCAGCCTGGTGACGAAGTGATGATTTCTATCATGGAGCACCATTCCAATGTCATTCCCTGGCAGGAAGCATGTAGGAAGACTGGAGCCAAGTTGGTCTATGTCTATCTCAAGGATGGTGCTCTGGATATGGAAGATTTCCGTGCCAAGCTCAATGAGCGGACCAAGTTTGTCTCTCTGGCTCATGCTTCTAATGTCCTCGGTGTCATCAATCCCATCAAGGAGATTGCCCAGCTGGCTCATCAGCAAGGAGCGTTTTTGGTGGTGGATGGGGCTCAATCCATTCCGCACATGAAGATTGATGTGCAGGATTTGGATGTAGACTTCTTCGCCTTTTCAGGGCATAAGATGGCCGGACCTACCGGCATAGGGGTTCTCTATGGCAAGGAAGAATTGCTAGTGCAGATGTCGCCAGTCGAGTTCGGCGGCGAAATGATTGATTTTGTCTATGAGCAGGAAGCGACCTGGAAGGAGCTTCCTTGGAAGTTTGAGGCCGGAACGCCAAATATGGCAGGAGCAATCGGTCTTGCGGCAGCCATTGATTATTTGGAAGACTTGGGTATGGATGCCATTGCTCAGCATGAGCAGGACCTGATTGTCTATGTATTTCCTAAGCTGCAGGCAGTAGAAGGGTTGACCATTTATGGCTCTCAGGATTTAGCCCAGCGCTCGGGCGTGATTGCCTTTAACCTGGTCGGTCTCCATCCGCATGATGTCGCGACGGCTCTAGACTACGAAGGAGTGGCTGTTCGGGCGGGTCACCATTGTGCTCAGCCCCTGCTCACCTATCTGCAGGTGCCAGCGACTGTGCGGGCCAGCTTTTATATCTACAATACCTATGCGGATTGCGACAAGCTGGTAGATGCTTTAGAAAAGACAAAGGAGTTTTTCAATGGCACTTTCTAAGTTAGACAGTCTTTACAAGGCGGTTGTGACCGATCACTCGGCTCACCCCCATCATCATGGGAAACTGGAAGATGTGGAGCAGGTAGTTCTCAATAACCCGACCTGTGGCGATGTTATCAGCCTGTCTGTGAAGTTTAATGCTGAAAATCAGATAGAGGATATTGCCTTTGTAAATTCTGGCTGTACCATTTCAACAGCTTCAGCCAGCATGATGACAGATGCGGTCCTGGGCAAGACAAAAGAGCAGGCACTGGAATTAGCAGAGGTCTTCTCTCAGATGGTTCAGGGCCAAGAAGACAGTCGCCAGAAAGAATTGGGAGATGGAGCCTTTTTGGCAGGCGTTGCTAAATTCCCGCAGCGGATTAAGTGTGCGACCTTGGGTTGGAATGCCCTCAAGCGAGCGATTGAAGAAGATAAAAAGTAAGAATGTGAAAGGAAATTATGTCAGAAGAAAGAGTAGAACCAAAACCGATTGATCTCGGTGAGTACAAGTTTGGTTTCCATGACGATGTTGAACCTGTTATCTCGACAGGAAAAGGCTAAATGAAGCGGTCATTCGTGAGCTTTCTGCAGCCAAGGATGAACCAGAATGGATGCTGGATTTCCGCCTCAAATCCTACGAGGCTTTCAAGAAGATGCCTATGCAGACTTGGGGGCCGGATTTGTCAGAAATTAATTTTGATGACTTGATTTATTACCAAAAGGCCTCTGATAAGCCAGCTAGAAGCTGGGATGAAGTGCCTGAGAAGATTAAGGAAACCTTTGAGCGGATTGGGATTCCAGAAGCAGAGCGAGCCTATCTGGCTGGTGCAGCTGCCCAGTATGAGTCCGAAGTAGTCTACCATAATATGAAGGAAGAGTTCCAAAAGCTAGGCATTGTCTTTACGGATACCGACTCAGCTCTCAAGGAATACCCAGAGCTTTTCAAGCAGTATTTTGCTAAGTTGGTTCCTCCAACAGATAACAAGCTAGCAGCGCTCAACTCCGCAGTCTGGTCTGGTGGTACCTTCATCTATGTGCCAAAAGGTGTCAAGGTAGATGTTCCTTTGCAGACTTATTTCCGGATTAACAATGAAAATTCTGGTCAGTTTGAACGGACATTGATTATCGTTGACGAGGGTGCAAGTGTCCATTATGTAGAAGGATGTACAGCTCCGACTTATTCCAGCAATAGCTTGCATGCCGCGATTGTCGAAATTTTTGCCCTTGATGGTGCCTATATGCGCTACACCACTATTCAAAACTGGTCTGATAATGTATACAACCTCGTGACCAAGCGGGCGCGGGCCATGAAAGATGCGACGGTTGAGTGGATTGACGGGAACCTTGGTGCGAAAACGACTATGAAGTATCCGTCTGTCTATCTGGATGGGCCTGGAGCGCGTGGAACAATGTTGTCCATTGCCTTTGCCAATACCAATCAGCACCAAGATACAGGGGCTAAGATGATTCACAATGCTCCGCATACCAGCTCATCTATCGTGTCTAAGTCTATTGCTAAAGGCGGAGGTAAAGTGGATTACCGTGGTCAAGTGACCTTTGGAAAGAATTCACAGAAATCCGTCAGCCATATTGAGTGTGATACGATTATTATGGACGATATTTCGGCGTCAGATACCATTCCCTTTAATGAAATCCATAACTCTCAAGTGGCTCTGGAGCATGAAGCCAAGGTTTCTAAGATTTCAGAAGAGCAGCTCTACTATCTCATGAGCCGTGGCTTGTCCGAATCCGAGGCGACGGAAATGATTGTCATGGGCTTTGTCGAGCCATTCACCAAAGAACTGCCTATGGAATATGCTGTTGAGCTTAACCGCTTGATCAGTTATGAAATGGAAGGATCGGTTGGGTAAAACTTTAAATCACTGCTTGAAGAACCGCATTGCGAGTTAATATTCGAAGATGTTTGCTAGTTCTAGTCCAACATTTACAAAACATACAAAACAACCGCGCATCATTTGATTCGCGGCTTTTCTTTATAGTTTCTCGTTGACATAGCGGACGAAGTCATTCCACCAGACCTTGAAGAAGATGCTTTTTTCCACCTCTTGGCCTGCCACCATTGTGACAGAAGGAGCTTTGTTTTCCAGATAGCCTTGGCCGATTGGCTCAGGGTCGGTATAGGTCAGGGTGCCAAGCTCAGTATTTTTTTTCAGTGGAGCTTGGAAGCCTTTTTCGTTGGTGGAGAATTCCACTTTGTGCTCAGCCTGATTGGCGATGCGCTCAATGATAGTAAAGTCCTTGCTGGCAACGGCTGGAACAGTCTTTTGTTTGCCGTCAATAACGGTTGAATGGCTTTTATTGTAGGCTTCCCCTCGGCCACAATGGTCGTTTGGGTGAAGTTTTGCAAAACATAGTTCATCAAAGAAGCTGTGGCTACAAAGCGTGCGTAGGGGTCGCCGTCAGTTTGCTCAACGTCCAGCACAACAGTAATCATGCGGATGCCATTTTCAGTAGTCGTTGCAACAAAGGAAGAGCCTCCCTTCTCCGAACTGCCGGCTTTGAGTCCGTCCACACCTGAGCGGAAGTTGGACTGGTTTTCCAGCATGAAGTTATAGTTTTCAAGACTTGTCCCCGCAATTTTGGCTGTAGACTTAGACGTGATCTCTGTCACTTGAGGGAAGTCCATAATCAGATGCCGGCTGATAACAGCCAAGTCGTAGGCGCTGAATTTGTTTTCAGTGTCTTTGCTTTTTTTAGATGTGTTAGCTGGGGCAGTATAGTCAGTTTCTTCAGATGCGTATTCTAGAAGCAGCGTATTCAGCCCTGTGGAGTTCACAATAGTAGCATCTTTAATTCCCCATTCTTTGAGCTTGGCTTTCATCATTTGGACGAAATTTTCTTCGCTGCCCCCAACCTTCTCAGCCAAGGCAATCGTGGCACTGTTGGCGCTGGACATCAAGGAGGCGGAAATCAAGTCCTTGACTTTGTAACGTCTGGCTTCCAAAGGGACATTACTGATATTTGGATTAGCTGTCAGATTGTAGGCGTAGTCTGAAATATCAACATAGGTATCGGCAGTCAGGTCTCCTCTGTCAATGGCTTCATAGACCAGATAGACGGTCAAAAGGTTGGTGATAGAGCCGACTTCGATTGGAGTATTAGCATCTTTTTCGTAGAGAATCTTTCCGGAAGTAGCATCCACAGCTATTGCACTTTTAGCAGCAATGTTGTAATCATCTGCTGCAACCTTACTGGCGGTCAGTCCGACCAGAACTAGTAAACATAGGAATAATCGTTTCATTTCTTTCCCCTAAAACAAGATATAACCATTGTATCATAAAATTCTCTTTTCTTTTACAAATCAAGGATAATAAAAGATTACAAAATAAATGTAAAGAAAAGTAGAGCAATCTCTTTTAAAAGATTTTTTATAAAAACATCTTTCGAAAAAATCTCACAAAATAGAAAAATATTTGAAATAATACAGACATACAAGCCGAAAAATAGAAAATTATTATTTTTTTACATAAAGCGTTTGTTTTTATAAAAAAATATTGTATAATAATACAATATAAATTGAGAAGGAGAATGCTCATGAAAAAATCTAAATGGTTGGCCGTTACTGGTCTGACGGCTATTTCGGCGCTAATCTTAGCTGCTTGTGGAAATTCCAGTGCAAGCAATACCTACTCTTATGTCTATTCGAGTGATCCTGATACTTTGGACTATGTCAATTCAAATCGAGCTACCACTTCCGATGTTATTGCAAACTTGGTGGACGGCCTTTTAGAAAATGATGAATACGGCAATCTGGTTCCATCTATTGCAGAAGACTGGACTGTTTCAAAGGATGGTCTGACTTATACTTACAAGCTCCGTAAAGATGCTAAGTGGTACACATCAGATGGTGAAGAATATGCAGAGGTTAAAGCACAAGACTTTGTAGCAGGTTTGAAGCACGCGGCAGATGAAAATTCTGAAGCTCTTCCTATCGTCCAAAATTCCATTAAAGGCTTGGATGCCTATGTCAAAGGAGAGTCTAAAGACTTCTCAACAGTTGGAGTAAAAGCAGTTGATGACCACACGGTCGAATACACGCTCAACCAGCCAGAAAGCTACTGGAACTCTAAGACAACCATGGGGATTCTGTTTCCAATCAATGAGGATTTCTTGAAGTCACAAGGCAAAGATTTTGGTACCGTAAAACCTTCTTCCATTCTTTATAATGGACCTTATGTTCTGAAAGCATTCACTTCTAAGTCTGTCATTGAATATGCTAAAAACCAAAACTACTGGGATAAGGACAATGTCAAGATTGACAATGTGAAACTGACTTATTTTGATGGTTCAGATCAGGAATCCTTGATCCGCAACTTCTCAGACGGCGCCTATTCTCAAGCACGGCTTTATCCTACGAGCTCTAACTATGCTTCTATAGAAAAGCAATACAAAGATTATATTATCTACACACCACAGAACTCAACCAGCTATTTCTTTAGCTTCAATCTGAATCGTAAGGCTTATAATCATTCGTCTAAGACCACAGATGCTCAGAAGACATCGACTACAGCCGCTATCCAGAACAAAGACTTCCGTCAGGCGATTAACTTTGCCTTTAACAGGACATCTTTTGGAGCTCAGATGAATGGTGAAGAAGGGGCGACGAAGCTCATCCGTAGCTTGCTTGTTCCTCCTAGCTTTGTGCAGGTGGACGGTAAGGACTTCTCTGATGTAGTAGAGAGTCAACTCGCATCTTATGGAGATGAGTGGAATGGGGTTAAGCTGACAGATGCCCAAGACAGCATCTACAATGCTGACAAGGCTAAGGTAGAGTTTGCTAAGGCTAAAGAGACCTTACAAGCAGAAGGTGTAGAATTCCCAATCCATATTGATGTTCCTGTGGATCAGACTGACAAAGTCTTAGTACAGCGGACCAACTCTTTCAAACAGTCTGTCGAAGCAGCGCTTGGTCAAGAAAATGTTGTCATCGATGTTCAGCAAATGTCAACAGATGACTTTGATAACTCTGCCTACTTTGCAGAAACAGCAGCTCAGAAAGACTACGACCTCAACATGTCTGGCTGGTCAGCAGACTACCAAGATCCATCAACTTATCTGAATATTTTCAATCCAGAAACAGGTGATGCTACAGATAATATTGGTATAGAAAAAGGCAAAAATGCGGATGTTGCAAATAAAGTCGGCTTGAACGAATACAAAGAGTTATTGGATGAGGCAGATAAGGAAAAACAAGATACCGACGCTCGTTATACCAAATACGCAGCAGCTCAAGCTTGGTTGACAGATAGCTCCATTGTTATTCCTAGTGTTTCTGCAGGTGGTTCACCAGTTGTTCAGAAGGTCGTGCCATTTACCAAGTCTTACTCTTATGTCGGAATCAAAGGAGATGTCTATGTCTTTAAGAACATGGAACTCCAAAATGATATTGTGACAGCCAAAGACTATGAAGCAGCTCTTAAGAAATGGGAAAAAGAAAAGGAAGCATCCAATAAAAAAGCCCAAGAAGAGCTAGAAAAACACATCAAATAAGGTTCTAAACCGCGAACTTTTGACTCTTTATAAACAGTTTGGAATCAAAAGTTTGTGAATACGATAAAGCGAGGCTGAGACATTTTGTCCCAGTCTCTTTTTTATATGACTCTCTAGTGCATTGAAGCGTTTACATCCTGTCGCAGAAGTGCTATAATGAAAGTAATCTTAATGAAAACTGGAGGAAGTTTATGAAAACATCTAAGTTAGCTGCAGCTGCTGGGCTTGTCATTCTCTCTGCAGGAATTTTGGCTGCATGTTCGTTTGGGGGCTCCAGTTCATCTGGGAAAAACTATAGCTATGTTTATACCGCAGATCCAGATACGTTGGATTACACTGTGTCCAATAAACGGGCAACCAATGAGATTATGGCTAATGTAGTGGATGGTTTGCTAGAAAGCGATAAGTATGGTAACTTAGTGCCTTCTCTAGCGGAAGATTGGACCGTTTCAAAAGATGGTCTAACCTATACTTATAAGCTTCGTGAGGGAGTGAAATGGTATACTTCTGATGGTGAAGAGTATGCAGATGTGACTGCTAAGGACTTTGTGACCAGTCTGAAGCATGCCGCAGACAGCAAGTCTGATGGTCTCTATATCGTTCAAAAATCCATTAAAGGCTTGGACGATTATGTCAATGGTAAAATAACTGATTTCTCTCAAGTGGGTGTCAAGGCGGTGGATGATTCTACTGTTCAATACACTCTCAATCAGCCAGAAAGTTTCTGGAATTCTAAGACAACAATGGGGATTCTTTTCCCCATTAACGAAGAATTTCTGAAATCAAAAGGTGACAAGTTTGCTCAGGGGACAGATCCAACCAGTGTCCTCTATAACGGTCCGTTTATCCTGAAATCTATCACTTCAAAATCTCAAATTAGCTTAGAGAAAAATCCAAACTATTGGGATAAGGACAAGGTAAAAATTGATACTGTCAAATTCTCTTACTACGATGGTCAAGATACAGAATCTCTGGTGCGTGGCTTTTCTGATGGCAACTACACCATTGCTCGTCTTTTCCCAAATAGCTCCAACTTTGCCAGTGTGAAGAAACAGTATGGCGATAATATCGTCTACACTCCTCAAGGTTCAGGAACCTTCGTTGTCACAACTAATATCGACCGTCAGTCTTACGAGCATACTTCTAAGACAACGGATGCACAGAAATCTTCTACCAAGAGGGCACTCCTCAATAAAGATTTCCGTCAGGCTCTGCTTTTTGCCTTTGACCGTACTGCCTATTCTGCACAAACCAATGGCGAAGAAGCAGCAGACAAGCAGCTTCGTAATACCTTTGTTCCGCCAACCTTTGTACAAGCCAATGGTAAAGAGTTCGGCAGTATTGTAGAAGAAAATCTAGCTAGCTACGGAGATGAGTGGAAGGGAATTAAATTAGACGACGCTCAGGATGGCCTTTATAATCCAGAAAAAGCCAAGGCAGAATTTGCTAAAGCTAAGGAAGCGCTGCAGGCAGAAGGAGTAGAATTCCCTATTCATCTGGATATTCCGGTCAGCTCAGCAGATACCAATGGTGTTAAGAGTGTTCAGTCACTGAAGCAGTCTATTGAATCCAATCTTGGCTCTGACAATGTGGTAATTGACATTCAGCAGATGACAGATGATGAGCTGAATAACATCACCTACTTTGCAACCTCAGCTTCTCAAGAAGACTGGGATTTGAATAATAATCTTGGCTGGAGTCCCGACTATGATGATCCATCTTCCTATCTGGACATCACTGGTTCTAAGGCAGGTGAAAATGTTGATAGTTACTTTGGTTTTGACCCTGGAACAGATAATGCAGCAGCTAAAGAGGCTGGCTTTGAAGAATATGACAAGCTCTTGGAAGACGCTGCTTCAGAAAACGAGGATATTAACAAACGTTACGAAAAGTATGCTGCAGCTCAGGCTTGGCTGACAGACAGTGCCCTGTTGATGCCGGCATGGTCATCTGGTACAACACCAAGTGTCCGTAAGGTTGTTCCGTTCTCAGGACCATTTGCTTGGACTGGAAACAAGGGTGAATACAGCTTTAAATATGTTGAAATCCAAGATAAACCAATAACGACTAAAGAATATGAAAAGGCTCGTGAAAAATGGGCAAAAGAAAAGGAAGAATCCAACAAAAAAGCTCAAGAAGAACTCGCAGAACATATCAAATAAAGCAAGAAAATCCCATTGTAGTAACAGTGGGATTTTTCTTGTTCTTTTGGACGGGTGTTAAAGAGGGGGGAGTCCATTATTAGAACATAAACAAATGAGAAAACCTGCTACATAGACATGTTAGGGAGTTGAGAGCTACCTCAATATTCAGAAAATTTAGTTTACTTTTTTTATTTCTTGTGCTATAATTCTAAGTAAACCTAAAAAACAAAAATGGAGAAATCGCATGAAAAAAAGCAAAGTATTGGCTTTAGCTGGAGTTAGTCTTCTTTCAGTAGGTCTTTTGGTTGCTTGTTCTAGTTCATCAAAAGGGAACAACACTTCAACATCTTACAACTATGTCTATACTGCTGACCCAGAAACATTGGATTATGTGACATCTGGTAAAGCTTCGACAGCTGATTTTGTGACAAATGGCGTGGATGGTTTGTTGGAAAATGACCAATATGGTAATTTTGTACCATCAATAGCAGAGTCTTGGACTGTCTCTAAAGACGGCTTGACTTACACCTACAAAATCCGTAAAGATGCCAAATGGTATACTTCAGAAGGTGAAGAATATGGCGATGTGACAGCTCAGGACTTTGTGACTGGTCTTAAGCATGCTGCTGATAAAAAATCTGAAGCCCTTTACCTTGTGCAACAATCTGTAAAAGGTTTGGATGACTATGTAAATGGTAAAACAACTGATTTCTCTACTGTTGGAGTTAAAGCAGTTGACGATCATACCCTCCAATATACTCTTAACCAACCTGAGCCATATTGGAATTCAAAAACAACTTCACAAGTCCTGTGGCCAATCAATGCAGAATTCCTTAAGAAACAAGGGGATAAATTCGGTCAATCTACTGATCCAACTTCTATCCTTTACAATGGACCATTCTTGATGAAATCTATCACAGCTAAATCTGCTGTAGAGTACCAAAAGAATGAAAACTACTGGGACAAGGAAAATGTCCACATCGATACAATCAAGTTGTCTTACTTTGATGGGCAAGACCAAGATGCTCTTGCTCGTAACTTCAAAGATGGTGCTTTAACATTAGCACGTCTCTACCCTACAAGCTCAAACTTTGCTGGTATCGAAAAAGATTTCAAGGATTACATTTTCTTCACATCACCAAGTGCCGGTGTAGCCGTTATGGGTGTCAATATCGACCGCCAAAGCTACAACCATACAAGCAAAACAACAGATGCTCAAAAGTCTTCTACTAAGAAAGCGATTCTTAACAAAGACTTCCGTCAAGCCTTGAACTTTGCCATCGACCGTACATCATACTCAGCACAAATCAATGGTGAAGAGGGTGCTCCTTATGCTGTACGTAATACTTATGTACCACCTACATTTGTTCAAGTCGGTGAAAAATCTTTTGGTGACGTTGTAGAAGAAAAAGTTGCAGCCTTGGGTGAAGAGTGGAAAGGTGTTCAACTTGAGGACGGTCAAGATGGTCTCTTTAATGCTGAGAAGGCAAAAGCAGAGTTTGCAAAAGCAAAAGCAGCCCTACAGGCTGAGGGAGTAGAATTCCCAATCCATCTGGATCTGCCAGTTGCTCAGACTTCTAAGCCAATGGTTAACCGTGCGCAATCACTTAAGCAATCTGTTGAAAAGACTTTGGGAGCTGAGAATGTTGTTGTAGATATCCAACAAATGTCAGAAGATGATCTTTATAACATTACTTACTATGCGCCAAATGCTGCTGGCGAAGACTGGGATATCTCAACAGCTGTTGGTTGGAACCCTGACTATCAAGATCCATCAACTTATTTGGATATTTTGAAAACTACATCAACTGAAACTACAAAGACTTACCTTGGTTTTGAGGGAACAGACAATGCTGCCGCTAAGCAAGTTGGTTTAGATGAATTTGACCGCTTGGTAAATGAAGCTGGTAAAGAAACTTCAGATATTGTCACTCGCTACGAAAAATATGCAGCAGCTCAGGCTTGGTTGACAGACAACTCTCTTGTTGTTCCATTGATGGCAAATCCTGGTGCAGCACCATTTATCTCACGTATCGAGCCATTCTCAGGTGCTTATGCCCAAACTGGTAATAAGACAGGTTCTACTTACTTCAAACGTATTAAAGTTCAAAATGAAGTAGTAACGAAGAAAGACTACGAAGCAGCTCGTAAGAAATGGCTGAAAGAAAAAGAAGAGTCAAATGCGAAAGCACAAAAAGATCTCGAAAGTCATGTAGAATAAATCGTTCACTAGAACTTTCTCTAATAACGAGAGAAAGTTCTTTTGAAATTTAAAGGAAACGATAAATGAAAAAATATATTTTTATGCGTATTTTACGCTCACTTGTGTCGATTTTCTTGGTAACGACCTTGACCTATACCATTATCTATACTATGGTGCCAAGAAGGTTGATTTTCAAGCAGGATCCTAACTATAATAAAATAGCGACCAATAAAGATAAAAAAGCTAACTATGAAAACACCATCTTTGAGCGGATGGGTTACATTGACTATTATGATACTAAGGAACTGCAGGAGAAGGCCAGCAAGGAAGATTCCTCTGTTACAACAGAAGCTACAGAAGCAAACAAGAAGATTTATCAGAAGTATATTGATAAACTTGGCAATGGCTGGAAATTGCAGAAATTCCCACTGAGCGGAGAATTCTATGCTGTACGTGAAGTGCCTGTTTATGAGCGTGTCTTTGAGTTCTATGCTAATTTGATTCAAATTGACCATCCAAATGTTATTCAAGATGAGGAAAATCCAAACCTAGAGCGTTATATCCGGTTTGAAAATGATCCTTCTATTGGCTGGTCTCTTGTGGGTTCTGGTACCAAGCATAAGTATCTGCTTTACTTTAATGGTCAGTTCCCATTTGTTCACCAGAACTTTATTACCTTTAATTTAGGTTATTCTTATCCGACCTATGCTAATATCCCTGTTCTGCAGGTTATTACGCAAGGACAAGGACAAACTAAGTCTTCTGAAGTTCAATTTCCAACAGGCAAAAAGACATCGTCTGTTAACATTTACTCTCGTACCTATAAGACGCCAAGCAAAGCCGATTCACAGGACATTGCTAAGTTTGGTCAGGGAGATGCCTATACAGAGACTCAAAGCAACTATCAAAATCCGTCCATGATTACCAGCTCAGCCATTATTGGTTTGATTGGTGTGGCCCTGTCTTATCTGATTGCTATTCCTCTTGGGTCCTACATGGCTCGACTTAAGAATACATGGTTTGACAGTATTTCTACAGCTGGCTTGACCTTTATGATGTCACTGCCAACCATCGCCTTGGTCTACATTGTCCGTTTGGCGGGGTCTGCCGTTGGTCTTCCAGATTCCTTCCCAATCTTGGGTGCAGGAGATTGGCGTTCTTATGTCCTTCCGGCTGTTATTCTAGGGCTTTTGAGTGCTCCTTGGACGGCGGTTTGGATACGCCGGTATATGATTGACCTTCAGTCTCAAGACTTTGTTCGTTTTGCGCGTGCCAAAGGTCTTTCTGAAAAAGAAATTTCTAACAAACATATTTTCAAAAATGCTATGGTACCATTGGTATCTAGTATTCCAGCTTCTATCGTTGGTGTCATTGCAGGTGCTACCCTGACAGAAACAGTCTTTGCCTTTCCGGGTATGGGGAAAATGTTGATTGACTCCGTTAAAGCATCTAATAACTCCATGGTAGTCGGTCTCGTATTTATTTTTACATGTCTTTCAATCTTCGCCCTCTTATTAGGTGATATCTTGATGACAGTACTTGACCCACGTATTAAATTAACATCTAAAGGAGGTAAATAATGGCTACAATTGATAAAAGTAAATTCCAATTTGTCAAACGTGACGATTTTGCCTCTGAAACGATTGATGCACCGGCTTATTCATATTGGCGCTCAGTTATGCGTCAATTCCTTAAGAAGAAATCAACGATTGTGATGCTAGGCATTCTGATAGCCATTGTTCTCATGAGTTTCATTTATCCTATGTTTTCAGACTTCGACTTTAATGATGTGAGTAAGGTAAATGACTTTAGCATGCGTTATATCAAGCCAAATGCTCAATACTGGTTTGGGACAGATAGTAATGGTAAGTCTCTCTTTGATGGTGTTTGGTTTGGTGCTCGTAACTCTATTCTTATTTCGATTATTGCGACAGTT
Protein-coding sequences here:
- a CDS encoding cysteine desulfurase: MSGFNAEVIKQDFPILDQIVNDEPLVYLDNAATTQKPKQVLDAIEEYYLRDNANVHRGVHTLAERATAAYEAARERVRSFINAASSREILFTRGTTTGLNWVAQFAAERLQPGDEVMISIMEHHSNVIPWQEACRKTGAKLVYVYLKDGALDMEDFRAKLNERTKFVSLAHASNVLGVINPIKEIAQLAHQQGAFLVVDGAQSIPHMKIDVQDLDVDFFAFSGHKMAGPTGIGVLYGKEELLVQMSPVEFGGEMIDFVYEQEATWKELPWKFEAGTPNMAGAIGLAAAIDYLEDLGMDAIAQHEQDLIVYVFPKLQAVEGLTIYGSQDLAQRSGVIAFNLVGLHPHDVATALDYEGVAVRAGHHCAQPLLTYLQVPATVRASFYIYNTYADCDKLVDALEKTKEFFNGTF
- a CDS encoding SUF system NifU family Fe-S cluster assembly protein, whose translation is MALSKLDSLYKAVVTDHSAHPHHHGKLEDVEQVVLNNPTCGDVISLSVKFNAENQIEDIAFVNSGCTISTASASMMTDAVLGKTKEQALELAEVFSQMVQGQEDSRQKELGDGAFLAGVAKFPQRIKCATLGWNALKRAIEEDKK
- a CDS encoding peptide ABC transporter substrate-binding protein, with the protein product MLMKKSKWLAVTGLTAISALILAACGNSSASNTYSYVYSSDPDTLDYVNSNRATTSDVIANLVDGLLENDEYGNLVPSIAEDWTVSKDGLTYTYKLRKDAKWYTSDGEEYAEVKAQDFVAGLKHAADENSEALPIVQNSIKGLDAYVKGESKDFSTVGVKAVDDHTVEYTLNQPESYWNSKTTMGILFPINEDFLKSQGKDFGTVKPSSILYNGPYVLKAFTSKSVIEYAKNQNYWDKDNVKIDNVKLTYFDGSDQESLIRNFSDGAYSQARLYPTSSNYASIEKQYKDYIIYTPQNSTSYFFSFNLNRKAYNHSSKTTDAQKTSTTAAIQNKDFRQAINFAFNRTSFGAQMNGEEGATKLIRSLLVPPSFVQVDGKDFSDVVESQLASYGDEWNGVKLTDAQDSIYNADKAKVEFAKAKETLQAEGVEFPIHIDVPVDQTDKVLVQRTNSFKQSVEAALGQENVVIDVQQMSTDDFDNSAYFAETAAQKDYDLNMSGWSADYQDPSTYLNIFNPETGDATDNIGIEKGKNADVANKVGLNEYKELLDEADKEKQDTDARYTKYAAAQAWLTDSSIVIPSVSAGGSPVVQKVVPFTKSYSYVGIKGDVYVFKNMELQNDIVTAKDYEAALKKWEKEKEASNKKAQEELEKHIK
- a CDS encoding peptide ABC transporter substrate-binding protein is translated as MKTSKLAAAAGLVILSAGILAACSFGGSSSSGKNYSYVYTADPDTLDYTVSNKRATNEIMANVVDGLLESDKYGNLVPSLAEDWTVSKDGLTYTYKLREGVKWYTSDGEEYADVTAKDFVTSLKHAADSKSDGLYIVQKSIKGLDDYVNGKITDFSQVGVKAVDDSTVQYTLNQPESFWNSKTTMGILFPINEEFLKSKGDKFAQGTDPTSVLYNGPFILKSITSKSQISLEKNPNYWDKDKVKIDTVKFSYYDGQDTESLVRGFSDGNYTIARLFPNSSNFASVKKQYGDNIVYTPQGSGTFVVTTNIDRQSYEHTSKTTDAQKSSTKRALLNKDFRQALLFAFDRTAYSAQTNGEEAADKQLRNTFVPPTFVQANGKEFGSIVEENLASYGDEWKGIKLDDAQDGLYNPEKAKAEFAKAKEALQAEGVEFPIHLDIPVSSADTNGVKSVQSLKQSIESNLGSDNVVIDIQQMTDDELNNITYFATSASQEDWDLNNNLGWSPDYDDPSSYLDITGSKAGENVDSYFGFDPGTDNAAAKEAGFEEYDKLLEDAASENEDINKRYEKYAAAQAWLTDSALLMPAWSSGTTPSVRKVVPFSGPFAWTGNKGEYSFKYVEIQDKPITTKEYEKAREKWAKEKEESNKKAQEELAEHIK
- a CDS encoding peptide ABC transporter substrate-binding protein, which translates into the protein MKKSKVLALAGVSLLSVGLLVACSSSSKGNNTSTSYNYVYTADPETLDYVTSGKASTADFVTNGVDGLLENDQYGNFVPSIAESWTVSKDGLTYTYKIRKDAKWYTSEGEEYGDVTAQDFVTGLKHAADKKSEALYLVQQSVKGLDDYVNGKTTDFSTVGVKAVDDHTLQYTLNQPEPYWNSKTTSQVLWPINAEFLKKQGDKFGQSTDPTSILYNGPFLMKSITAKSAVEYQKNENYWDKENVHIDTIKLSYFDGQDQDALARNFKDGALTLARLYPTSSNFAGIEKDFKDYIFFTSPSAGVAVMGVNIDRQSYNHTSKTTDAQKSSTKKAILNKDFRQALNFAIDRTSYSAQINGEEGAPYAVRNTYVPPTFVQVGEKSFGDVVEEKVAALGEEWKGVQLEDGQDGLFNAEKAKAEFAKAKAALQAEGVEFPIHLDLPVAQTSKPMVNRAQSLKQSVEKTLGAENVVVDIQQMSEDDLYNITYYAPNAAGEDWDISTAVGWNPDYQDPSTYLDILKTTSTETTKTYLGFEGTDNAAAKQVGLDEFDRLVNEAGKETSDIVTRYEKYAAAQAWLTDNSLVVPLMANPGAAPFISRIEPFSGAYAQTGNKTGSTYFKRIKVQNEVVTKKDYEAARKKWLKEKEESNAKAQKDLESHVE